Sequence from the Rutidosis leptorrhynchoides isolate AG116_Rl617_1_P2 chromosome 3, CSIRO_AGI_Rlap_v1, whole genome shotgun sequence genome:
CTCCTTATACTTTTGCTCGTGGGCAATTACAACCCGGTACTTTacttttatagtgaaaataccaactTTGTATAATCCTATGCGCTTTCACTTCAAACATTAGATATGCAACTAAACATTATATACAATTGTCTCTTGAGACTTGAACTTGCAACTTAGGTTGACGCATATACATTTAGCCATTTAGGTGATTATATACTTCTTAGAACATTGTTTTATTGTGTACATAATCTATCTATTTTATCTAATAAATGGGAGTTTGAGCTGAGGTAATCATATGCTTTCAAGAGTTGTACTATGTGCTTTTAAGAGTTGTAAGGTTAACTTTGATGATGTCATATGCTTttcataaaatataatattttaataagTGAATTAATTAGTTAATACGGATTAAAATTTAGACAAGAAACTTTAATTTAATTGGCTCATCCACCATTTCAAAAGAATGTTTTATTTATTGGTGTATGTGCACCACCCTTTTCAAATTCAAACAAGCACCATAATAAATGACTATATTTATTTCGctgttaataaaataaaaatttatttcactattaaaaaactaaaaatttATTTACTAAATCATCTTTTTACTTTcatatttcaaaattttcaatatcAATTCATCTTTCGATTGATTGATTGATATTATTTGCCATTTATTCAATTTCTACCATTTTCGGTATTTACTGAATGAATAATGGCAATACATtggaaatatatatttaacaagccTTCACAATACTCAACATCTTGAGGCTACACaatttatttatatagttttagttattcaaaaaaaattcacaatatctttaaatgtatttttactactgcATGATACTAAAATTATAAACAttttataataaattatatatatatatatatatatatattatgaatattTAAATTCAATTAATTTAagtaaatacggagtaattaatatttattaacgGGTCAATGACACTAACATTATAATGTAGAGTTTTTTACCAAACCCGTGAATTTACGGGTCAATGAACTAGTACTAAATGAATAGTATCACTACTTGGtaaatatcttaaaatattttaaattaaagatgataaaaaaaagatgataaaaaaatattaatttcaaGAAATTATTCCTTTTACTTGAAATGTGGGCTTGCTATACATTATTGTAATAGAATGATTGATGCCTCTTACCGGATTTTGTGCATTGGTTTTTCTTTATGTTTTGGAGTCTTTTATGTTATGGATACTATTATTTTAATGAATTTATAATAAGCACACTTGGACTATCCATTTCTGAATTTTCGTCCAAATTTCCAAAAAGCACTTTGGTGTGGGTCCACGACCCATGACCAAAATTAAAGGAGTTTAATTGGTTAATTTCTTATTTTTAAATTGATTAATCTCATTAGTTGTCATGTACAGTAGTATATATGTACAAAATTATTGTCACTATATCATTATAAACCTGTATAACATATCCAAACCTAAGTAAAAAGaagtattatattatattgtcttatATAAGAAAAACCTTGATCATTTTATCAGTGTTTTTCGGTATCTGGATTGTGTTTTTCGTTGGTTGAAATAACGATATTCCTGAAATTAGTTCACcgtgaaaataggtatctaaacaGGATCTTGCTGACACATATCAACCACCGTTTCAAAGTTGCATACAACATGCTCAAGCTAGCGGGATTATGTGTGCTTATAATCGGGTGAATGGAGTCCCGAATTGTGCTGATGAAAATCTTCTAACCAACATTGCTCGAAAACAATGGGGCTTTCAAGGGTAATTATCCCATAATTGAAAGCTGCAATACTCAGTTTTTAACATATCATGAGATTAACAAAatttatatgtttgaaatatttctaTAGTACATTACGTATTTAAACATTTCATGCTTTTTATCTAAACCGTGTCAAGTCAGATGTTACGATTTACATAAGTTGTTTCTTTTGTATTCGTTAAGGGTGAGGGCATATTGGTGATTTCACTTATTTGTTCAGGTATATCACTTCAGATTGTGATGCAGTTTCCATTATATATGATGTTCATAAATATGCAAAAACACCAGAAGATGCAGTTGCTGAAGTGCTTAAAGCAGGTACGTCTTTTAAGTTTTGACTACTTGTAATGTTTAACAGATTCTGAATCTTAAACCTGTAAAATTTTCTAGTTATGTATATTATAAATATCTGTTGTGTAGTactcacataaataaataaataaacaacaaCAAAAATGAAAATAGATAAAAGTTTTTCGAATCTTGTGAACACATATATAATCATCTTATCTTACATGTGTCTGATTTACTCAAAATTTTGGACCATGGTGGTTGTTTGGTCCACATATTGGGCGTGAACTAAAGTCAGTATACTAATAGACATCTGGTCCAGGTCCATACACATGGCCCTTATAATAATTGGGCTGTTATCCTTTTTTGACTTTTCTTATTGACCAATATATAGAAAATAAGACATCTGGTCCATACACGCATAGTCCCTATGCTTTACCTCAATTTTCGAATATAGTCCCCAACCTTTTTTTGCGTTAGTAGTCCTCGTGGTTAGTAATTTTTGCGTGGATAGTCCCTGCGTCTGACGGTCGTTACATTTTTTCATTAACTTAATTTGGGTTTTACTGCTTTTACTTATATTTATGAAAAATTTACAGGAATGGACGTTAACTGTGGTTCCTACTTAAAGAACCACACAAAATCAGCAGTCCAACAAAAGAAAGTCCTTGAATCCGATATAGACCGAGCCCTTCACAATCTGTTCACAATGCGAATGCGACTCGGGTTGTTTAACGGCAACCCAGCTTTACTCCCATACGGCTCAATCGGTCCGAACCAAGTCTGCACCAAAGAGCACCAGGACCTAGCCCTTGACGCTGCAAGAAACGGCATTGTCCTTTTAAAGAACTCTGCTAAACTCCTCCCACTAAAAAAAACCATCTCATCATTGGCAGTTATAGGTCCTAATGCCAACTCAGCAAATACCCTAGTTGGGAACTACGCAGGCCCACCTTGCAAATCCATCGAACCGCTCAAAGCACTTCAGAGTTACGTGAAAAACACGCAGTATGTTAAAGGATGTAACTATGTTAACTGTACTTATGCTGATATTAGTGAAGCAGTTGAGGTGGCTAAAAAGGTGGATTATGTGGTTTTGTTTATGGGGTTGGATCAGGGTGAGGAAAGGGAGGATTTTGATCGTGTGGATTTGGTGCTGCCAGGTCAGCAACAGGCTTTAATCACTGCTGTTGCTAAAGCGGCTAAGAAACCGGTGATCTTGGTGATGATTTGTGGTGGTCCGGTTGATATCTCGTTCGCGAAACGTGATCCGAAGATTGGTGGGATTTTGTGGGGTGGTTATCCGGGTGAATCGGGTGGTATTGCGCTTGCTGAAATCATCTTTGGTGATCATAATCCAGGTAAAGTTCAAAATTTCTTCAAGATGTAGCTTTTTTAGATTGTAAATGATTAGTTATTTAGTTTCTTTCGGTCATTATGTACCCGAAATCATCTTTAGTGATCATTATCCTGGTAAAGTTCAAAACTTTCTTCAAAATGTAGCTTTTTTAATTTGTGAATGATTAGTTATATACTACGTAGTTTCTTTTGGTTATTATTATATACCCGAAATCATATTTGGTGATCATAATTTTTGGTAAAGTTCAAAACTTTCTTCAAGATTTAGGTTTTTTAGTTTGTAATTGATTAGTTATTTAGTTTCTTTTGGTTATtatgtacccaaaatcatctttgGTGATCAAAGTTTATAACTTTCTTCAAGATGTAGCTTTTTTAGATTGTTAATGATTAGTTATATAGTTTCTTTTGGTTGAtatgtacccaaaatcatctttgGTGATCATAATCCTGGTAAAGTTCATAACTTTCTTCAAGATGTAGCTTTTTTAGAATGTTAATGATTAGTTATATAGTTTCTTTCGGTTATTATGTACCCGAAATCATCTTTGGTTATCATAATCCGGGTAGAGTTCAAAACTTTCTTCTAGATGTAACTTTTTTAGATTGTAAATGATTAGTTATTTAGTTATTTTCGGTTATTATGTACCTGGACTTTTTTGCAGGAGGAAAACTACCGATGACATGGTACCCGAAGGAATTCGTCAAGATACCAATGACCGATATGAGAATGAGACCGGAACCATCAACGGGCTATCCGGGTCGTACGTATAGATTCTACACGGGTCGAAAAGTGTATCGGTTTGGATACGGGCTCAGCTACTCAAAGTACACATACAAATTCGTTAACGTCACACAAAACAAACTCTCGTTAAGTCAAATCTCAACCACCGGGACCACACTTCAAAACTCAGACTCACTTCATTACACGTCAGTAACGGACGTAGAAACCGAATCTTGCGAAAAAGCAAAGTTTTCAGCAACCGTTGGAGTCCAAAATCACGGTGAAATGGAAGGTAAACACCCTGTTTTGTTATTTGTGAAGCGGAATCAAGTTGGAAATGGTAAACCGATGCAAGAATTAGCCGCGTTTGAAAGTGTGAAAACAAATGGTGGTGAAAAGGTTGAAGTTGAATTTGTTATCAGCCCGTGTGAGCATTTTAGGGCAGCGAATGAAGACGGGTTGATGGTGATTGAAGAGGGGTCACATTATCTTGCTGTTGGTGATCAACAATACCCGATTTCTGTTTTACCTTGAAGTTGATGGATCTTTTAAAAAGTTTCAACTTAAGGTAATATGGTGCATTGCAGTTTTACTGCAGAGTTTTTTGGTTAATTTTATAGATTAATGTACTTTGTGGAGTGACACATATCATAACTCATTGAAAGATTGTGGTTTTAGTAACATTTGAATCTATAAAATTTGCTGTTGAACTATAGTTTGAAAGTATTTGTTGCAAGTTGCATTGGGCCGAACAATATCAGTGGAGTCCGAACATGGAAGTGTTCGGACGTGGTTCACGTACAAATAAACTTTGATAGTTACTCGGTAACGTTCTAGAAAAAAACATGTCAACACGAGTCCAAATAAACTTTGTGCAGGTATGTTAGAACAAATGATgtgttttgtcaaaaaaaaaaaaaaaaaaaaaaaaattgtattttataataaaattttgaaaaaatgtatTTTTACCAATTTGCAAGTGTCCTTTGATCAAGTCTTGAACTTCAGGTAAAAATATATGTTATAAATGGTTAAACTCCTTGTTGAAAATGAATGCAGCTATTAAAATAAACTGTGATGGTGAAAATTATATATAAGGTCAAAATTGACCTTCAATGTCTTTCTTGAATACAAAAATTTAATCGCTTCCATACCATTTCCCATTTGGTACGATGAATCAAAACAGCTTATACTTGACAGAATCTGGTTAAGAACTAAAACAACTCCGATTATACCAATTGTTAATCCTAATAGTTACTTAAATGAGCCTAGTGTTTCAGAGTCACAAACACTAACGGGTTGACGGTAGAGATGGGTGAATACAATTTAATCACTTAATTATTTTACATTGTGCATTAAACTTTAATTGATTTATTAACAAGTTGAAACGCCTTGTTCAATTAAACCGATCGAGTATGACACATAGGTACTCAAATAAAAAGCATAAAATGCAATAACAATAGCTAACGCGAACTTATTAGTCGCAAGTTAGGGGCTGTTTCTATCTGTGTTTATAACTTGATTATTtgatttttacctttttaaatcataaataatcagTTCTAATGTTTGGCaagttaaacaaaaaaaaaatcaattaattACGATTAGAAAGACTAAAAACGTGAAAATTAAAAAGCAGGTCATCTCTTAATGCAGCAAAACGTGATTATTAGATTATTGCGCTAGAGTTGATAATTTAACATATAATCAGATTTACCAAACATTTAAGAGACATATTATTTGATTATTGTGTTTTCAAACAGTATAATCAAACCCAAAAACTATTAATTTATACAACACGTTTTGACACAACTGATTTTTTATTTTGAATGATCTTAAATGCATAATTAATTATTAACACACAAACTGAAACACCTCTTTACAATAAGTATTGAATACGAAATGATCTAGCCAAAATCAAGATCAATTAGGATTGCAGTTGTACTTGAGTGGTAGTGCCCTGCCTCTAACACActtgaggtcaggagttcgactccactCCAGGGCAACAATTAATGCAATTATATCCCTGTCATGTAAGGATCTACTGATCTACCCATGGCACATTTCCCACATtgtgttgggggggggggggggggggggagggggggttaaggggaggggggttttacttggccgtgcccttggatcggttcaaggtttcctcccgggcagcgataggGGGCGGGTTAATAccactgcatcggcatagtcgaaacaggagatgatcgcaacgggtggttaagtCCCCATCGGGTGATCCCAAATTcgctgttctaaaaaaaaaaaaaaatcaagatcAATTCAATGCAAAATGATCTAGCCAAAGAAAAAATCAATTCAATACACGCTAACTGTTACATTAACTTTGTAAGTACACTATGTAGATATGTTTATAACCAACGTGTTTGCATAAATATATCTTGAAACCTAGGACCATAATACCATATAACGACACACATTTTATTACTTCATTAAGCATAGATGTTGATGGTGTACTAATAGAAATTAATTTTGTTTGAATCAATCACCTTTTATATCTATGGATTACTAGCTTAATGCCCGCGAATTCGCGAGCTTTTTTACGAGACTAATCAATAATAAATTTGAAACTCCATAAACTAATATTTTATATTATTCGAATGGTTGTCAGTAATGAGACCAAAATCATAGAATAACTAGTTAAGTGACCCGTGAACTCACGGgttatttcaaaaatatatatattaaaactaattaataaaatcgTTAAGttctatataaacagaaaaatagaaaactTTATGCAACACATATTACAatcaagttcatacattacaatttgCTAGGCATATGACGAAAAAAATTAGTTTGACACATTTTAGAAAACCATAAACTATAATAAAAACGAACCAGTAAAATAGAAAAGAAACTTTGGCAAGACCCGCCCGTTTGCCATAGAAGATCAAGAAGACACTCATGAATCTATTGATGAGACAATTATGATTTATGAATCATAGATGATTTTGCTATTACTATTTCGAAACAAATATGATTTATGAATCATAGATGATTTTGCTATTACTATTTCATCTACTATATaacatacaaactaaatatatcttaaagaaattaaaaaaacaaaaaaagccACCGTTGACATTATAAGTATGACCCGTGaaaataagttttttttatttGGTAAAGACCCGTAAAAATAAGTTTGATGTATAAACCATTAGCATATTGACTATTGATCAGGGCCTTTAGCTATATGGATACATTTGttgaaatattaatggtgaaaggtAGGTGGTTGATACATTTGGTCAAACACCACACGTATATTGTGGTAATAAGTTGGTGCCTACAATTTGTGTAGACAAATTTGACTAGTAAACTTCCTTACACATTCACCTACCACATTTCTAGTAGTATAAATATGAGCATTAACCATGCTCATTTCTCATCCCACGACACATTCTCCATTCATGTACTAAAAGTttaatagagagtttgtgagtgtagtctcctaattacaagagatataaagattagtatttatccttgtaattagagagaagtgtaattcctattattcttattagtgaaacgtttctttccttgcccgtgggttttaccctattggggttttccacgttaaatctcggtgtctctttattgtcgctatttcaattattactagcgatttgctataattcggtgtcgcttttctcaacaagtggtatcaagagctaaggtctaatatcttgtgtgtattaatctacttatcgtatgctctgtggttgccacaggAGTGGATcatccacatcagaaaataagtaagattaatttcactcgataaaagttcTCGGGTACTATTTCTCggaaaaatagtattgtcgaaaagaagattgtgattatagcaatgtctacgaaattcgaaattgaaaagttcaacgggagtaacttctcgttatggaaactaaagatgaaagctatcctgagaaaggataagtgtttggcggccatcagtggacgttccgccgaagtcactgatgaaaaatgggaagagatggatgGTCAgactatcgcaaatcttcatctggcactagcagacggcgttttgtctagcatagaagaaaataagacggcgaaagagatttgggatcacctcgtaaaattgtacgagaccaaatcactccacaacaagatattccttaagaggaaactttatgcgctacgcatgaatgaatctacttcagttaatgagcacattaattctttgaatactctattttctcaactcgcttcattaagttgcaatatagagccaaaagaacgtgctgaacttttacttcagagtctacctgactcgtatgatcaactcattattaacttaaccaataatgttctctcggagtatctagtctatgatgaagttgtggctgctattctagaagaagaaaatcgacgcaataacaaggaggacaaacaggccggttcacgataagtggaggccttggtggtgtcaggagggagatcaacggaacgtggcccaagtgggagtcacaatcatggtaaaccgaagtctaaaaagaaaaagacctatacatgctacaattgtggcaagaaaggtcacctgaagaaggattgtcggagtttaaataactcaaatcctcaaggaaatattgcaagcacttcagatgatgggactgctttggttagtgaggcagtggtagcaaatgaaggcagaaagacatttgttgatgtctggttatttgactcgagAGCTatttttcacatgacccctagaagagaatggttcaaacaatatgaacgtatctcaggagga
This genomic interval carries:
- the LOC139898831 gene encoding probable beta-D-xylosidase 7 encodes the protein MKSHLLLLCLTFTLTFLLTESTQPPFACDTSNPLTKTLPFCKLSLPISVRVKDLVSRLTLDEKILQLVTTAPAIPRLGIPAYEWWSEALHGVSNSGFGIFFNGTIKSATSFPQVILTAASFDSRLWYRIGQAIGLEARAVYNQGQAHGMTFWAPNINVFRDPRWGRGQETPGEDPLVSGKYAISYVRGVQGDTYQGGGLKDGHLQASACCKHFTAYDLDHWKGVSRFGYDAKVSKQDLADTYQPPFQSCIQHAQASGIMCAYNRVNGVPNCADENLLTNIARKQWGFQGYITSDCDAVSIIYDVHKYAKTPEDAVAEVLKAGMDVNCGSYLKNHTKSAVQQKKVLESDIDRALHNLFTMRMRLGLFNGNPALLPYGSIGPNQVCTKEHQDLALDAARNGIVLLKNSAKLLPLKKTISSLAVIGPNANSANTLVGNYAGPPCKSIEPLKALQSYVKNTQYVKGCNYVNCTYADISEAVEVAKKVDYVVLFMGLDQGEEREDFDRVDLVLPGQQQALITAVAKAAKKPVILVMICGGPVDISFAKRDPKIGGILWGGYPGESGGIALAEIIFGDHNPGGKLPMTWYPKEFVKIPMTDMRMRPEPSTGYPGRTYRFYTGRKVYRFGYGLSYSKYTYKFVNVTQNKLSLSQISTTGTTLQNSDSLHYTSVTDVETESCEKAKFSATVGVQNHGEMEGKHPVLLFVKRNQVGNGKPMQELAAFESVKTNGGEKVEVEFVISPCEHFRAANEDGLMVIEEGSHYLAVGDQQYPISVLP